A portion of the Dehalococcoidia bacterium genome contains these proteins:
- a CDS encoding plasmid pRiA4b ORF-3 family protein, translating into MTTHNTAPVLRNTRNLVYQFKVALKEIKPPIWRRIVVPASYSFWDLHVAIQDSMGWLDCHLHAFRILNPNTGNLDEIGIPDEDAFEDDIVYLPGWQLSIAAYFRQPGDRADYLYDFGDNWEHEIVLEGILLKQPKTKYPRCLEGAGACPPEDCGGAHGYADLLDILRDPSHPEHESMMEWVGGRYDPHVFDPVQVRFDNPKKRWQFAFEVD; encoded by the coding sequence ATGACAACGCATAACACTGCCCCTGTTCTAAGGAATACGAGAAACCTGGTCTACCAATTCAAGGTGGCACTGAAGGAGATCAAACCGCCTATATGGCGGCGGATCGTGGTCCCGGCGAGCTACAGTTTCTGGGACTTGCATGTGGCCATACAGGATTCCATGGGGTGGCTTGACTGCCACCTGCACGCATTTCGCATCCTGAACCCGAACACGGGAAACCTTGATGAGATCGGAATCCCTGATGAGGACGCTTTTGAGGATGATATTGTCTACCTTCCCGGCTGGCAATTGTCGATAGCCGCCTATTTCCGCCAACCGGGCGACCGGGCGGATTATCTGTATGATTTCGGCGACAACTGGGAACATGAGATTGTTCTGGAGGGAATACTGCTCAAACAGCCGAAAACGAAGTACCCGAGATGTCTGGAAGGTGCCGGGGCCTGTCCACCCGAGGACTGTGGCGGGGCGCATGGATATGCGGACCTGCTCGATATCCTTCGAGACCCTTCCCACCCGGAGCATGAAAGCATGATGGAATGGGTTGGCGGAAGATATGATCCGCATGTCTTCGACCCTGTGCAGGTTCGCTTTGACAATCCCAAAAAGCGCTGGCAATTCGCTTTCGAAGTGGATTGA
- a CDS encoding 50S ribosome-binding protein YggL translates to MIKKQLRKKKHLGEFREWGRQVVITLNSSEVLDQFLDDLVIEAVEANGLYCGGGGRANEIDLVVELGRLTDDPEARFRMVTAWLDARPDVVAYKADRLFDLWHEDVEDMEGAHEA, encoded by the coding sequence ATGATAAAGAAACAGTTGAGGAAGAAAAAGCATCTCGGTGAGTTCAGGGAGTGGGGGCGACAAGTTGTCATAACCCTCAACAGCAGCGAGGTGCTTGACCAGTTTCTTGATGACCTTGTTATCGAAGCCGTTGAAGCTAATGGCCTATATTGCGGTGGTGGTGGGCGAGCGAACGAGATAGACCTAGTGGTTGAACTTGGCCGCTTGACAGATGATCCCGAAGCGAGATTTCGGATGGTGACTGCCTGGTTGGACGCTCGTCCAGATGTTGTGGCTTATAAGGCAGATCGTCTCTTTGATCTTTGGCACGAGGACGTTGAAGATAT